The following DNA comes from Magnolia sinica isolate HGM2019 chromosome 18, MsV1, whole genome shotgun sequence.
agaaaacaaaataaaataaaacaaaacaaaaccaaaaagacACAAGCTAATAATAAAGCTATGACAAAGATAATTTTGCTTTAGGTATGAGTTGGGTTTGGTTATTCAACTGGCACATTGATTCAATATATGGATGACTTAAGGGCTACTCATTACTTTAAATGGACTACCATTTTGCTGAGCTTAACCTGCAACCCAACTGGAGTGATCACCCAACTAGAGTGAATAACACGCAAAGAACAACAGGGAGTCATTAgagggtggattaggtgagacccctgcCTCGCCAAGACTTGCGGCCCCTaccgtggggccaaccttgatgtatgtattcgtcaaccacaccatccaactattttttcagatcattgtagGATTTCATTCCAAAATTGATGCAGATCTAATTATTAGGTAGAACAtgtcatgggaaacagtggtgattggctgccctaccattaaaaacttcttagggtgtaCCTTAATGTTTCCTTAGTGTTTATTTGCTATCAAATCAGTTGATAAGGTGACATAAGGTTGGATATAGGGAAAAgaataaatataagcttcatcgCCCATTAAAAGTCAATCATCACCATTTCCTATGCTATGCTTATTTTTTGTGATAATGTGgtgaaatgatttggaaaacaGATGAGGAGAGCAGGTTAAGTGCGGCCTGTGTCACCCAACACTCTtattgtgggacctaccttgatgcatgaattctatatccatgccatccatcacctTTACATgattatttttgggcatgagccccaaaatgaaACAATCCAAATTTGGGTTCCAGTCCTAggctctaaggagtttcaacactaggtcttgggttcgaaacccataggtggtgaaatcccactacggtgtacATGGGtgtgtgtaataataataataaacaatagGTTAACCATACCATaataagctacaaaagttttgaatcaagtaatgatttatttgaccttattaacaggttggatggtaaataaatattacaatgggtgtggacattcaatcattattGTCTCTTACAATATCCCTTACATCATATTTGGACCTACTTCTAGCTCCTGTCCAAAAAATAGGGTGGATTGGGTAATACCCCGCCATGAGAGACAGACTGTCCTATTAGGGGATTCGTGGGATCCACtgagatatttttattttattcacacTTTTCAATCATTTTGACAGATTATTTGAAGGCATGAGTTCTAAACGGAAGtggattgaaggctcaagtagaccacaccaaagaaagaaatggagattGAATCCCAACCATTAAAGGAAAATGTAAAAACCAGCTTAATTCAAAACGTTTCTCACCCAAGTGAATTTTCAGAAGCAAGCTTTTAATCTCCGttgctttatatggtgtggttTAATTGAGCCTTCACTTTGCTTTTTTACCCATCCCTCAAAATTGTTCCGGGAAAATAGAtgaatgtggataaaacatatatattatgggCCCACCGATTCCTTGATACGACCGTCCGCCTCTAGCGAGGCCCTGTAGGGTTAGTGCCCAACTGGCGCCCCCTTTTATCTGAAAAcacacggatggacggcgtggataggtgGCCCATGGTATTAGCTGCACCGTCTTGCTTGaggtcagggccgcacctaatccgctccctccttGTAGACGCTCGCTACGTGACGCTttcaagaaagaaataaggtggGCCAGTACACGTGGCGAGAAGCCTGGAACATACACCTCATCTCCGCGACACGTGGCGTGCGACGCGGCAGCGTATGGCGACTTTGCGCGACATGTAATTTCTGCAGGACTATATAATAATAGGAGGAGGTGCCCGACTTCAACAGGAAGAACGAGTTTTGCTCGAGTTTTTTGCTTCTGTTAAGAATATCGGGTTTTGCTTGATTGAGAGGGAAAGGCTGAAAAGAAGGAAAGATGCAGGCTGTGAAAGAGAAGGTGAGCAATGCAGCCAGTGTAGCCAAAGAGCATATCGACATTTACAAAGCTAAGGTAGAAGAAAAGGTATGCACGTATCTTCTACCGTTCTTTCTTGACCAATATTACTTGGGAGATCCGATTACATACAGCCAACGGTACCACAAGTTGCTGTACCGTACTGTCGTTCCTGCCAATTTGCCTTTTTTGTGAAAATCAGTACCATCAAAATGGTACGGGCCACCTTGAAGGTCACTACtattgaaaatcaggctgatttatTCACTAGGTGAATCACATCACAAATCAGACCGTTGGTCATCAGTTGATTCCCCTGATGAATGAAGCGGTCTGATTTTTGCGCTAGTGAtattcatggtagggcctacagttTTGATGGTACAGATGTCCTATACAATCAGCATGTTGGTGGAGAACGTGGCACGATACCACATGTTGTGATCGTTGTCCAGCAATCCCAGTTGGGATCATATGGGCGGCTCGGATTTGAGATGATACCATGTCATAGCACCCAGCATCCGATACTTCCGTGTAAAAATGAGTCCCTACCTTTACCAAAACGCCCATGCACGGCAGCGGAAACATTGGTATTTCTGAGGGCACAGTGGTCTTTTTACCCAAGCGTAACTGAGTAATGTTTGTAACATGGCAGGCTGAGAAAGCTAGTGCGAGGAACGAAACCGAGAAGGAAATAGCGCATGAGCGAAGGAAGGCCAAAGAAGCTGAAGCCAAGATGGAGATGCACGCGGCCAAGGTCGAGCACAAGGCCAACAAGGAGAACGCCAAGCATGCTCACGCCGTCGGCACCCATGCTCACCACTACCTGGTCGGAGCCGCGCATCCTACCGCAGGGGCTGCAGTGGTCCAGACCACCCGTCCGGAAGACCAGCTCGTTGCCACACACGAACACCACGGCCACCACTACCCTCCTGGCGCACTGCCTTCTACGACCGGGGCCGTCGACCCATCGTACCCAGCCGTCGGCACCCCTGCTCACCACTACCCGGTCGGAGCCGCGCATCCTACCGCAGGGGCTGCAGTGGTCCAGACCACCTGTCCGGAAGACCAGCTCGTTGCCACACACGAACACCACGGCCACCACTACCCTCCTGGCGCACTGGCTCCAACGACCGGGGCCGTCGACCCATCGTACCCAGCTGCTGGGTACCCTCCGGCTGAGAAGTACCTCTAGATCTAGATTAGCCAGTTATGAGATTCACGGACCATGACCTCTGTTGTGGTTGCTTCGTGccgggtctctctctctctctctctctctctctctctctcttcaatgtAATTTGGGTCATTACTTTTACATGTAAGAGACGGTAGCATGTTTGATGTTATTACAGTGGTTAGGATCTGTTTTATCATGTGTGATGTCTGCTTCTTTTTTTAATCTTAGAAGGCCCGATGTCAAGGTTGATCATCGGACCCTTCACTGTTAAGTTCGGACCATATGGATCCTGGATCCCATTTGAGGGGGGAGCATTTCTCTGAACTCGACACTTTTCAAACAATCCGGGCATTCAAGAGGGTTTTGACCGTACTAGCCTTTTGGTATGACCCAAAGTTCCAAAAATCTATCCTCTCAAATATATTCTTTTCACTTTTGAGAATTAGATGATGGCTCCCGTttggagcttcttcttcttcctgcggTTTCCTCCtctttttagggcctgtttgtttttcgggtgaaatggtaaatgcaacgtaaaaaagtaataattacttccccTTGCATTTACAACTTACTTGATTTGATTACTTACTTTTTGACACgaaaaccaagaatattacaaaatatttgtgggtcccactgtgatgcatttcgcttatcgacaccgttcatccattatttcagttgaattcatagcatgagtaaaaaattgaggcatatccaatactcaattggatcacgtcatacaaaaaaaggaatcgaatacttaccgttaaaaactttgtagggccactatttcttttggcgtgggccacttgagtgtcagatccgcctcattttttgtctcatgctctaaaatattgtaataaaacagacttatggaatggatatatcattggCATTACCTtgcatttcaaaaattaaaattacatcttttaaaccaatttcacaggcacaaattcccatgaattttcaaacgctgtgaaattgtaataattactattttccaggtattttccatttctttgaaaaacaaacaggcccttactccATTTAAACTGCATTTTAAGCATACATTTGACTCCATCAATTTCTCCTGCCTATAGGCACCGCCGACTATTTCTAATGCCTTAGAAAAAATATTATTGTTTTTATTCGACGACCACATTCTCTAAGATACGGGGAAGACAATTTtaaatggattttttattttttatttttagaataacaTTTTTTTAGATGGAAGTTATTTTTGGTTTTGGATAAAGATAAATCTTCCGGGTAGTTGTTGGGGTTGAAGTCATTGTTAGAATGAATTTGAGGTATAGAAGAATGGTCATATGGAAAACAATGAAAGAGATAAAATTTATTTGAGGTAAAAGAAGAATGGTCATATGGAAAACAATGAAAgggataaattttgaattttgtaatATATTGTCATGGTTGAAGTGGTCATGTGTTAAGAGTTTAGGTCCTTATGTGTTaaggatttaggtttgggttcttaTGTGTTGAGAGTCTTGATTGTTCTGTGTTTAGGGTCTcaagttatcatgtgttaagagtcTAGGTCATGATTGTGATCATGTGtgtaggttgtcatgtgttaaggaatAGGTTGACACATAATAACCTAGACTTTTAGCATAGGACAATCTCGgcctttaacacatgacaacctcaaaaCCTTGACAGTTTTTTactcttaacacatgataacgTAGACCCAGACTTTTATCACTACCAGAAAAGGGACAAAAGCTACGAATAAAATCCGTAACGAAAATATAatactacggttttaatccgtaggaAATCCGTAGCAATTACTACTGTAGCAATACCCAAGATATGACCACGAATGTAATCCGTAGCTACTCTATCCGTACCAAGATCACATACaactacggattatatttgtagcttcACAAGAGCCGTAGCAAATACAAGGCTAGTAGCAGCTGCGGTTTCCAGATAGTTactacggttaatatccgtagctatttaatTTTGATAAGAATGTTAATAACAATGGTGTCTCTTACCAGTACATTCCctggtaaaaattataatatgGTCCCGTAACTGAATTTTAAATCTGTATATCtgaattttaaaaatagataaataaataaaaattgtgagAAATGGGAGCTTAAACCAATCTAAAAGGACTTAACTTacatttctaaaaagaaaaatgatatagtttcttcttcatcttctcctcATATTCATCGTCATCGGGCGCCGCATAATCATCCTGCCATAAAATTCATGAGCGTAGACTTAGATTACCACTAAGGATATAGTTTCTTTCATCAAATTCATGAGTGCCATAGAAAGAAACTATAtcatttctaaaaagaaaaacaatatagACTTGGATTACCACTAAGGATATAGTTTCTGGTTAAGCATGTAACTATGAAGATGCAAAGCATTAAACAAACTGAATGGCATGAATATCAGGCAATACACCTTGCAAACATATAATTCATCGTCTAAAACAGCACAAAATGCAAAGCCAATGAAAAGCAATTTCCATTTCTGCATGGATTATgtatccaaacacacctcaaagGTTAGAGAAAATATTTAGATGCTCGCCCTCCAATCCAATCTGCAAATGACAGGAAGAGACACCTTCAAGAATCAGATGCTTGGTACTAGTAAATATTTGCGTGCAAGAGATGATATTAGAGTGCAGCAGGAGGGGGAATATTGGTGTTTCCAGGTTCaaattattttctttcattttttcctttttataaaatttttttttgttcaacTTGATGATTTCCAAGTCAAAGAAGAATTAGTTGTCCAAGACAGCATTATGATCCAATAGGTCTGATTATGTATGCATCAATATTCTCATAATTCTTCCAAAACCCTTGTAGTGAATGCTCAATAGAATCAGTTAATTTTGATGATTCCCAGAAACAGAAGGAATTGAAGTGTTAATATCACAACTGCTGGACAGTACTTAATGCTAAATTCCCATGAAATGCCATCATATTGGAAATCTAGAAATCAAAAGAATGGCAGATGAGTAAAATAACATTTATCATAATACCTATAGTTGAAGTTCTTCACAACAAAATATAATGGTGGTCCTAGTCTGAGATGCTCTGAAACATTATCGAAATAACCCTGCATGAAATGTACATCAGATGGTTCCACAAAGCAGCCTTGCAGATTCAAAGAAGACATGAAAGAGCATATGTACACCACAAAACTGAATGGAATTGGTGCATCAGAGAAATTTGAAACACCACCTGAAGATACGAATCTCACGGAAGAACAACCTTTTGTTCCAATCCAGGTTGAATCCTCGTAGATAATGCcttaaacattcaaaagaaagagTACAATTTTATAAGACCATAGTACAACTAATTAAAAAGCATCTATTTTCCAATTGGAAACTGATTCTAAAAGGAAATGAAATGAAGATTTGTTATATTGGTCATTGATTCACTCAGTTTTATTTCAAGATTTGTTTACAAAATGAAATAGTACCAGGACTAGCTAATTTTGATACATTTTCTCCATCCTGTTTCTCTCCATATAAGAGGAAAAAAGGAGTAAGTGGAAATAATCCTTCAGCATATCACATGCTACCAGAGTGTGAAGTCATCAAACTCTTGCTCAGCCAAGATCCACCAGTCTCAAGAATAGGTCTATTTGGCTCATTGACTTCTAGTTAATCGAAGTTTATCAGCCATTCTTGCCAAGATCAAGATTATTTGAGGCCATTGTGTTTTTTTAATCATCAGCCACTGATCTGAGACAGCAAGATACTTCATGACTTTTGCTCATTAATTGAGCTATTAGAACATGCATAGACTAACAAAATCTAAGACCAATGGTAGGTGGAAAGCATCGCAGCCCATATGAATTTTGTTCTGTTACCACCTTCTAACAAGATTCACCaactttttgaaaaagaaaaaagaaaattgccAACTATTAGCGAATTTTATAGAAAAAGAAATCTTCCCAAATAATTCATGAATTCTTCATAACATAAGAGTATCTAAAATTAATAAGCAAATTAACAAAAAATTCATTAAATGTTCAATTATCTAATGAGTGTTTGAAAACCTCAATAAACGTATATTCTACCTCTCTTTTTCAGAGGAAAACAATTCCATTTTTTAACAAATTCTTCCCAAAAATTTCCCAAGTTTCTTGCAAACCACAGTTTATTGCCTTGGCAAATTATTCCCGAGTCCGTACTTTGTAAGATTGCTACCAATCACACACCACATGAGCACCAAAAAACTCCTATAGAATTTTGTGAAGACTAAAGTATGAAAAATATGTAGGGAAGTTACAGATCTTCAATAATAAGCATAACAAAATAAGCAAGTGCAATGTATGCTCATATTTGTAGCTGAAAACAAAATGTGGTAAATACATTTCTATTGACCACTTTTGTGCttcaatgagccaaaaaatgtgcCATTCAACAACAGAAAATCCATTAACTAAACATGCAATCTCAAACAACAAGACAAATACGGCACAAAAACATAACAAAAATATCCATAGATCCAGGGTTGCTCACTATGCTTGCAAGTGCAAAAGCAACAAAGGAAGAACCTTCAAAAAATATCCATAGATC
Coding sequences within:
- the LOC131233562 gene encoding late embryogenesis abundant protein 6: MQAVKEKVSNAASVAKEHIDIYKAKVEEKAEKASARNETEKEIAHERRKAKEAEAKMEMHAAKVEHKANKENAKHAHAVGTHAHHYLVGAAHPTAGAAVVQTTRPEDQLVATHEHHGHHYPPGALPSTTGAVDPSYPAVGTPAHHYPVGAAHPTAGAAVVQTTCPEDQLVATHEHHGHHYPPGALAPTTGAVDPSYPAAGYPPAEKYL